A window of Scomber scombrus chromosome 23, fScoSco1.1, whole genome shotgun sequence contains these coding sequences:
- the LOC134006145 gene encoding myelin-oligodendrocyte glycoprotein-like, which produces MSVSLNTVLFLFICELLSASAGPQLHQVTAQPGQTVTLSCEAPNSVIIAAVEWTRPDLQKYVYFQRGRRPLTQDQDPSYVDRVKLIGRMEDGDLSLILKNVTSNDKGTYECRYKQIERGRWRRAAAINDKPASVFELHVEGPTEGSSKSGDSGVLLPVTLIVLTALISLVGLAGFVGFVIYKKLKARSENNSDLPVDDPDVLQQLQENETGQKHITLNTADIQV; this is translated from the exons ATGTCTGTGTCACTCAACACTGTGCTCTTCCTGTTCATTTGTGAACTGCTCTCTGCCTCCGCTG GTCCTCAGCTTCACCAGGTAACAGCACAGCCTGGACAGACTGTCACTCTGTCATGTGAAGCTCCAAACAGTGTGATCATAGCAGCTGTCGAGTGGACCAGACCCGACCTCCAGAAGTACGTCTACTTCCAGCGTGGCAGACGCCCCCTGACACAAGACCAGGATCCATCTTATGTCGACCGGGTGAAGCTGATCGGTCGGATGGAGGATGGTGACCTGTCTCTGATTCTGAAGAACGTGACCAGCAACGACAAAGGAACATATGAGTGTCGCTATAAACAGATTGAAAGAGGACGCTGGAGGAGAGCTGCTGCTATTAACGATAAACCCGCCAGCGTCTTTGAGCTGCATGTTGAAG GTCCAACAGAAGGAAGCTCAAAGTCTGGAGATTCTGGAGTACTTCTGCCAGTTACACTGATTGTCCTCACTGCTCTTATTAGTCTTGTTGGTCTCGCTGGTTTTGTGGGTTTTGTGATCTACAAGAAGCTTAAAGCACGTTCAGAGAATAATTCAGACCTGCCTGTTGATGATCCAGATGTTCTTCAGCAGCTGCAAGAGAATGAAACGGGTCAGAAACACATCACTCTTAACACAGCTGACATTCAGGTATAA